From one Microbacterium sp. 10M-3C3 genomic stretch:
- a CDS encoding HNH endonuclease, producing the protein MRTLVLNAGYEPLAVVSFKRAIVLVMNEKATVVERVEGDPVWGTGGSVDRPAVIILTRYVRVPGGRRVPVTRRGVLRRDGHRCAYCGKAAATIDHVLPRSRGGKDTWENLVACCLRCNNVKGDRTPQEMSWELRLVPGAPRGSQWTVRGTDRADPRWEPYLALAA; encoded by the coding sequence ATGCGCACTCTGGTGCTGAATGCGGGCTACGAACCGCTCGCCGTCGTGTCGTTCAAGCGGGCCATCGTGCTCGTGATGAACGAGAAGGCCACCGTCGTCGAACGCGTCGAGGGTGATCCGGTGTGGGGGACCGGCGGCAGCGTCGATCGCCCCGCGGTGATCATCCTCACCCGGTATGTGCGGGTGCCCGGCGGCAGACGCGTGCCGGTCACGCGCCGGGGTGTGCTCCGCCGCGACGGCCACCGCTGCGCGTACTGCGGCAAGGCCGCCGCCACGATCGACCACGTGCTGCCGCGTTCGCGCGGCGGCAAGGACACGTGGGAGAACCTCGTGGCGTGCTGCCTGCGCTGCAACAACGTCAAGGGCGACCGCACGCCGCAGGAGATGTCGTGGGAGCTGCGGCTGGTGCCCGGCGCACCGCGCGGCTCGCAATGGACGGTGCGCGGCACCGACCGCGCCGACCCGCGGTGGGAGCCCTACCTCGCCCTCGCCGCCTGA
- a CDS encoding DNA polymerase Y family protein, whose translation MPAPVRSLVLWFPDWPVTALVREAVSPPRAGTPVAVFERNLVVACNGAARAQGVRRGQRRRDAQARCPGLQVVAADLARDHREFAPVVARIEEQAPGVQIVRAGLCVLRARGPARYYGGEAEAARALCDALAADGVPDVRAGVADGPFTAEQAARAGTRPDAPVRIVEPGESAAFLAPLPVTALEDDELAGILARLGVHTLGQFAAMPVERVRERFGGPGERRHALAAGADSRPVEPRVPPPELHRDVAFEPPLELADQVAFGVRVAAEEFIARLGAHDLVCTELRVVLTGERGERSERVWLHPGSFDAAAVVDRVRWQLAALHESQAPGSKVFGSGVAAVHIAPEAVDAAAHHAIGLFGAGSDERVHHALSRVQAMLGHRGVVTPVIGGGRWLAERQVNVPWGDRAVVTKDRARPWPGSLPDPLPATVYPEPRLVEVTDAAGRAVAVGEREALSGAPAMLEAGGYRRAITAWAGPWPISERGWDALRRRRAHRFQVVDADGIAWLLVWEEGEWRAEGRYD comes from the coding sequence GTGCCCGCGCCGGTGCGCAGCCTCGTGCTGTGGTTCCCCGACTGGCCCGTGACCGCCCTCGTGCGCGAGGCGGTGAGCCCGCCGCGCGCCGGCACGCCCGTCGCGGTGTTCGAGCGGAACCTCGTGGTCGCGTGCAACGGCGCGGCCCGCGCGCAGGGCGTGCGCCGCGGCCAGCGCCGGCGCGACGCGCAGGCGCGATGCCCCGGGCTGCAGGTGGTCGCCGCCGACCTCGCGCGCGACCACCGCGAGTTCGCGCCCGTCGTCGCGCGCATCGAGGAGCAGGCGCCGGGGGTGCAGATCGTGCGGGCGGGACTGTGCGTGCTGCGCGCCCGCGGGCCCGCGCGCTACTACGGCGGCGAGGCCGAGGCGGCGCGGGCGCTGTGCGACGCGCTCGCCGCCGACGGCGTGCCCGACGTGCGCGCCGGCGTCGCCGACGGCCCGTTCACGGCCGAGCAGGCCGCGCGCGCGGGCACGCGCCCCGACGCGCCGGTGCGGATCGTCGAGCCGGGGGAGTCGGCGGCGTTCCTCGCGCCGCTGCCGGTGACCGCGCTCGAGGACGACGAGCTGGCGGGCATCCTCGCACGCCTGGGCGTGCACACCCTCGGCCAGTTCGCCGCGATGCCCGTCGAACGCGTGCGCGAGCGGTTCGGCGGCCCCGGCGAGCGCCGGCACGCGCTGGCCGCCGGCGCCGACTCGCGCCCCGTCGAGCCGCGCGTGCCGCCGCCCGAGCTGCACCGCGACGTGGCGTTCGAGCCGCCCCTCGAGCTCGCCGACCAGGTCGCGTTCGGCGTGCGCGTGGCCGCGGAGGAGTTCATCGCGCGGCTCGGCGCGCACGACCTCGTGTGCACCGAGCTGCGCGTCGTGCTGACGGGGGAGCGGGGCGAGCGCAGCGAGCGGGTGTGGCTGCATCCGGGATCGTTCGACGCGGCCGCGGTGGTCGACCGCGTGCGATGGCAGCTGGCGGCGCTGCACGAGTCGCAGGCGCCCGGGTCGAAGGTGTTCGGCAGCGGGGTCGCGGCGGTGCACATCGCGCCGGAGGCGGTGGATGCGGCGGCCCACCACGCGATCGGACTGTTCGGCGCCGGGTCGGACGAGCGCGTGCACCACGCGCTGTCGCGCGTGCAGGCGATGCTCGGGCACCGCGGTGTCGTGACGCCCGTGATCGGCGGCGGGCGCTGGCTCGCCGAGCGGCAGGTGAACGTGCCGTGGGGCGACCGGGCGGTCGTGACGAAGGATCGCGCACGGCCGTGGCCGGGGAGCCTGCCTGACCCGCTGCCGGCGACGGTGTACCCCGAGCCGCGCCTGGTGGAGGTGACCGACGCCGCCGGGCGCGCGGTCGCCGTCGGCGAGCGGGAGGCGCTCAGCGGCGCGCCCGCGATGCTCGAGGCGGGCGGGTACCGCCGGGCGATCACGGCGTGGGCGGGGCCGTGGCCGATCAGCGAGCGCGGCTGGGATGCGCTC